In a genomic window of Epinephelus lanceolatus isolate andai-2023 chromosome 3, ASM4190304v1, whole genome shotgun sequence:
- the LOC117255457 gene encoding phosphoribosyl pyrophosphate synthase-associated protein 1-like isoform X2: MPIRRFGGHRSLVSHSQTSKLSYGYRKMNVSKSGYRVFSANSTAACTELAKKITERLGVELGRSVVFQEPNSETRVDVKESVRGQDIFIIQTIPRDVNTAIMELLVMAYALKTSCANNIIGVIPYFPYSKQCKMRKRGSIVCKLLATMLAKAGLTHIITMDLHQKEIQGFFSFPVDNLRASPFLIQYIQEEIPDYRNAIIVAKSPSAAKRAQSYAERLRLGLAVMHGEAHHSELDMADGRQSPPLSRTTTGHTGLELPLMMAKEKPPITVVGDVGGRIAIIVDDIIDDVDDFVAAAEILKERGAYKIYIMATHGLLSADAPRLIEESAIDEVVVTNTVPHEMQKLQCPKIKTVDVSMILAEAIRRIHNGESMAYLFRNIAVDD, encoded by the exons CTCCAAAAGTGGCTACCGAGTTTTTTCTGCCAACTCCACCGCCGCCTGCACCGAGCTGGCCAAGAAGATCACAGA aCGCTTGGGGGTGGAGTTGGGCAGGTCGGTGGTTTTTCAAGAACCTAATTCAG agacTAGAGTGGATGTGAAAGAGTCTGTCCGTGGACAAGACATCTTTATCATTCAGACCATTCCCAG AGATGTCAACACAGCCATCATGGAGCTCCTGGTCATGGCCTATGCCCTGAAGACATCTTGTGCCAATAACATCATCGGGGTCATTCCCTACTTTCCGTACAGCAAGCAATGCAAGATGAGGAAGAGAGGATCCATTGTCTGCAAGCTGCTAGCAACCATGCTAGCTAAAGCTG GGCTAACTCACATCATCACCATGGACCTCCACCAGAAAGAAATCCAGGGTTTCTTCAGCTTCCCCGTTGACAACCTGAGAGCTTCCCCCTTCCTCATCCAGTACATCCAGGAGGAG ATCCCAGATTACAGGAACGCCATAATTGTTGCAAAGTCCCCTTCAGCTGCTAAGAG aGCTCAGTCCTACGCTGAAAGGCTGCGACTCGGGCTGGCAGTGATGCACGGGGAGGCCCATCATTCAGAGCTGGACATGGCTGATGGACGACAGTCTCCCCCCTTGTCCCGCACCACCACAGGACACACTGGCCTGGAGCTGCCAT TAATGATGGCGAAGGAGAAGCCGCCCATCACTGTTGTTGGAGATGTAGGAGGCAGAATCGCCATCATTGTT GATGACATCATAGATGATGTGGACGACTTTGTTGCTGCAGCAGAAATCCTGAAGGAGAGGGGAGCCTACAAGATCTACATCATGGCTACGCATGGCCTGCTGTCTGCAGATGCACCACGGCTAATAGAGGAATCTGCCATCGATGAG GTGGTGGTGACCAACACTGTACCTCATGAGATGCAGAAGCTGCAGTGTCCAAAAATCAAAACTGTGGATGTCAGCATGATCCTGGCTGAGGCCATCCGGCGCATCCACAACGGAGAGTCCATGGCCTACCTGTTCC
- the LOC117255457 gene encoding phosphoribosyl pyrophosphate synthase-associated protein 1-like isoform X1, whose amino-acid sequence MPIRRFGGHRSLVSHSQTSKLSYGYRKMNVSKSGYRVFSANSTAACTELAKKITERLGVELGRSVVFQEPNSETRVDVKESVRGQDIFIIQTIPRDVNTAIMELLVMAYALKTSCANNIIGVIPYFPYSKQCKMRKRGSIVCKLLATMLAKAGLTHIITMDLHQKEIQGFFSFPVDNLRASPFLIQYIQEEIPDYRNAIIVAKSPSAAKRAQSYAERLRLGLAVMHGEAHHSELDMADGRQSPPLSRTTTGHTGLELPCSRHTPFPGIELPIMMAKEKPPITVVGDVGGRIAIIVDDIIDDVDDFVAAAEILKERGAYKIYIMATHGLLSADAPRLIEESAIDEVVVTNTVPHEMQKLQCPKIKTVDVSMILAEAIRRIHNGESMAYLFRNIAVDD is encoded by the exons CTCCAAAAGTGGCTACCGAGTTTTTTCTGCCAACTCCACCGCCGCCTGCACCGAGCTGGCCAAGAAGATCACAGA aCGCTTGGGGGTGGAGTTGGGCAGGTCGGTGGTTTTTCAAGAACCTAATTCAG agacTAGAGTGGATGTGAAAGAGTCTGTCCGTGGACAAGACATCTTTATCATTCAGACCATTCCCAG AGATGTCAACACAGCCATCATGGAGCTCCTGGTCATGGCCTATGCCCTGAAGACATCTTGTGCCAATAACATCATCGGGGTCATTCCCTACTTTCCGTACAGCAAGCAATGCAAGATGAGGAAGAGAGGATCCATTGTCTGCAAGCTGCTAGCAACCATGCTAGCTAAAGCTG GGCTAACTCACATCATCACCATGGACCTCCACCAGAAAGAAATCCAGGGTTTCTTCAGCTTCCCCGTTGACAACCTGAGAGCTTCCCCCTTCCTCATCCAGTACATCCAGGAGGAG ATCCCAGATTACAGGAACGCCATAATTGTTGCAAAGTCCCCTTCAGCTGCTAAGAG aGCTCAGTCCTACGCTGAAAGGCTGCGACTCGGGCTGGCAGTGATGCACGGGGAGGCCCATCATTCAGAGCTGGACATGGCTGATGGACGACAGTCTCCCCCCTTGTCCCGCACCACCACAGGACACACTGGCCTGGAGCTGCCAT GCAGCAGACATACGCCATTCCCTGGCATAGAGCTCCCAA TAATGATGGCGAAGGAGAAGCCGCCCATCACTGTTGTTGGAGATGTAGGAGGCAGAATCGCCATCATTGTT GATGACATCATAGATGATGTGGACGACTTTGTTGCTGCAGCAGAAATCCTGAAGGAGAGGGGAGCCTACAAGATCTACATCATGGCTACGCATGGCCTGCTGTCTGCAGATGCACCACGGCTAATAGAGGAATCTGCCATCGATGAG GTGGTGGTGACCAACACTGTACCTCATGAGATGCAGAAGCTGCAGTGTCCAAAAATCAAAACTGTGGATGTCAGCATGATCCTGGCTGAGGCCATCCGGCGCATCCACAACGGAGAGTCCATGGCCTACCTGTTCC